Proteins found in one Quercus robur chromosome 2, dhQueRobu3.1, whole genome shotgun sequence genomic segment:
- the LOC126714558 gene encoding uncharacterized protein LOC126714558 isoform X2, whose translation MGSTFNPQILMEKLAKLNNSQASIETLSHWCIFHMNKAKQVVETWARQFHCSPREQRLAFLYLANDILQNSRRKGSEFVGEFWKVLPDALRDVIENGDEFGRNAALRLVGIWEERKVFGSRAQVLKEELVGRQLENSNRNGKNLNFKLRPSAGNKLEKIVSEYHIVYGGQSDEDVILSKCRNAISSLEKAEKEISSDINSGQFHGSAFVEELQGQHAVLRDCIEQLTAVESSRTSLVSHLREALQEQEFKLDQVRNQLQAAQSQSEQAGNICQLFLNRDKVQSLAEQSPKEAQTSLAPHSFVPGDREQSAPVMYTRQVSYPEKSGHIEEDPRKSAAAAVAAKLTASTSSVQMLSYVLSSLASEGVIGNSMKESNDYPPEKRPKLENDQSSYIPPPQNIQQPPVPPFPHPESIQHNVSTTSQQFAPNEPPPPPSSSPPPLPPLPPMPQYPVPQYMQTAGSISSVPYSYGMPQQQLPSMPGYPPVSGISPFTTTNSYQSFQGSDGNIYNQPPSMPMAPISRQ comes from the exons ATGGGCAGTACATTCAATCCACAGATTTTAATGGAAAAGCTAGCCAAGCTCAACAATTCACAGGCTAGTATAGAGA CTTTATCACATTGGTGTATATTCCATATGAATAAAGCAAAACAAGTTGTTGAAACATGGGCTCGGCAGTTTCATTGTTCTCCACGTGAGCAGAGATTGGCCTTTCTATATCTTGCAAATGACATATTGCAGAACAGTAGGCGAAAGGGTTCGGAGTTTGTTGGTGAATTTTGGAAGGTTCTTCCAGATGCTCTTCGTGATGTGATTGAAAATGGGGATGAGTTTGGAAGGAATGCTGCACTTCGCCTG GTTGGGATatgggaagaaagaaaagtttttggttCTCGTGCACAAGTTCTTAAGGAAGAGCTTGTGGGTAGGCAACTGGAAAATAGTAATAGAAATGGAAAGAATTTGAACTTCAAACTG AGACCGTCTGCTGgaaataaattggaaaaaatagTTTCAGAGTATCATATCGTTTATGGCGGCCAGTCAGATGAAGATGTTATATTGAGCAAATGTAGGAATGCTATTAGCAGCCTTGAGAAAGCTGAGAAGGAAATTAGCAGTGATATTAATTCAG GACAATTCCATGGATCTGCATTTGTGGAGGAGCTGCAGGGGCAGCATGCTGTACTGAGGGACTGTATTGAACAACTAACGGCAGTTGAATCATCTAGAACTAGTCTCGTGTCTCATTTAAGAGAAGCTCTCCAGGAGCAG GAATTCAAGCTGGATCAAGTCCGTAACCAACTTCAG GCCGCACAGTCCCAGTCAGAGCAGGCAGGTAATATCTGCCAGCTGTTTCTAAATAGAGACAAAGTTCAGTCACTAGCTGAGCAAAGCCCGAAGGAAGCTCAAACCTCCCTAGCACCTCACAGCTTTGTACCGGGGGATAGGGAACAATCAGCTCCAGTAATGTACACTCGGCAGGTTTCCTATCCTGAAAAATCTGGCCACATTGAGGAAGACCCACGCAAGTCTGCTGCCGCTGCAGTGGCAGCAAAGCTAACTGCATCGACATCCTCTGTCCAGATGCTCTCTTATGTCCTATCCTCCCTTGCATCAGAGGGTGTCATAGGCAATTCAATGAAAGAATCCAACGATTACCCTCCTGAAAAGAGGcctaaacttgaaaatgaccaatcCTCTTACATACCACCGCCTCAAAATATTCAACAACCTCCAGTTCCTCCTTTCCCTCATCCTGAATCTATCCAACACAATGTGTCTACCACCAGCCAACAATTTGCACCAAATGAGCCACCACCTCCCCCCTCGTCGTCTCCTCCACCACTGCCACCACTACCACCTATGCCACAGTATCCAGTGCCCCAGTACATGCAGACTGCTGGATCAATAAGTAGTGTACCATACAGCTATGGCATGCCCCAACAGCAGCTGCCTTCAATGCCTGGTTATCCTCCAGTGTCTGGGATTTCTCCCTTTACAACTACAAATTCTTACCAAAGTTTTCAGGGTTCTGATGGCAATATTTATAACCAGCCACCGTCCATGCCAATGGCACCAATTTCTCGACAATAG
- the LOC126714558 gene encoding uncharacterized protein LOC126714558 isoform X1: MGSTFNPQILMEKLAKLNNSQASIETLSHWCIFHMNKAKQVVETWARQFHCSPREQRLAFLYLANDILQNSRRKGSEFVGEFWKVLPDALRDVIENGDEFGRNAALRLVGIWEERKVFGSRAQVLKEELVGRQLENSNRNGKNLNFKLRPSAGNKLEKIVSEYHIVYGGQSDEDVILSKCRNAISSLEKAEKEISSDINSVGQFHGSAFVEELQGQHAVLRDCIEQLTAVESSRTSLVSHLREALQEQEFKLDQVRNQLQAAQSQSEQAGNICQLFLNRDKVQSLAEQSPKEAQTSLAPHSFVPGDREQSAPVMYTRQVSYPEKSGHIEEDPRKSAAAAVAAKLTASTSSVQMLSYVLSSLASEGVIGNSMKESNDYPPEKRPKLENDQSSYIPPPQNIQQPPVPPFPHPESIQHNVSTTSQQFAPNEPPPPPSSSPPPLPPLPPMPQYPVPQYMQTAGSISSVPYSYGMPQQQLPSMPGYPPVSGISPFTTTNSYQSFQGSDGNIYNQPPSMPMAPISRQ, encoded by the exons ATGGGCAGTACATTCAATCCACAGATTTTAATGGAAAAGCTAGCCAAGCTCAACAATTCACAGGCTAGTATAGAGA CTTTATCACATTGGTGTATATTCCATATGAATAAAGCAAAACAAGTTGTTGAAACATGGGCTCGGCAGTTTCATTGTTCTCCACGTGAGCAGAGATTGGCCTTTCTATATCTTGCAAATGACATATTGCAGAACAGTAGGCGAAAGGGTTCGGAGTTTGTTGGTGAATTTTGGAAGGTTCTTCCAGATGCTCTTCGTGATGTGATTGAAAATGGGGATGAGTTTGGAAGGAATGCTGCACTTCGCCTG GTTGGGATatgggaagaaagaaaagtttttggttCTCGTGCACAAGTTCTTAAGGAAGAGCTTGTGGGTAGGCAACTGGAAAATAGTAATAGAAATGGAAAGAATTTGAACTTCAAACTG AGACCGTCTGCTGgaaataaattggaaaaaatagTTTCAGAGTATCATATCGTTTATGGCGGCCAGTCAGATGAAGATGTTATATTGAGCAAATGTAGGAATGCTATTAGCAGCCTTGAGAAAGCTGAGAAGGAAATTAGCAGTGATATTAATTCAG TAGGACAATTCCATGGATCTGCATTTGTGGAGGAGCTGCAGGGGCAGCATGCTGTACTGAGGGACTGTATTGAACAACTAACGGCAGTTGAATCATCTAGAACTAGTCTCGTGTCTCATTTAAGAGAAGCTCTCCAGGAGCAG GAATTCAAGCTGGATCAAGTCCGTAACCAACTTCAG GCCGCACAGTCCCAGTCAGAGCAGGCAGGTAATATCTGCCAGCTGTTTCTAAATAGAGACAAAGTTCAGTCACTAGCTGAGCAAAGCCCGAAGGAAGCTCAAACCTCCCTAGCACCTCACAGCTTTGTACCGGGGGATAGGGAACAATCAGCTCCAGTAATGTACACTCGGCAGGTTTCCTATCCTGAAAAATCTGGCCACATTGAGGAAGACCCACGCAAGTCTGCTGCCGCTGCAGTGGCAGCAAAGCTAACTGCATCGACATCCTCTGTCCAGATGCTCTCTTATGTCCTATCCTCCCTTGCATCAGAGGGTGTCATAGGCAATTCAATGAAAGAATCCAACGATTACCCTCCTGAAAAGAGGcctaaacttgaaaatgaccaatcCTCTTACATACCACCGCCTCAAAATATTCAACAACCTCCAGTTCCTCCTTTCCCTCATCCTGAATCTATCCAACACAATGTGTCTACCACCAGCCAACAATTTGCACCAAATGAGCCACCACCTCCCCCCTCGTCGTCTCCTCCACCACTGCCACCACTACCACCTATGCCACAGTATCCAGTGCCCCAGTACATGCAGACTGCTGGATCAATAAGTAGTGTACCATACAGCTATGGCATGCCCCAACAGCAGCTGCCTTCAATGCCTGGTTATCCTCCAGTGTCTGGGATTTCTCCCTTTACAACTACAAATTCTTACCAAAGTTTTCAGGGTTCTGATGGCAATATTTATAACCAGCCACCGTCCATGCCAATGGCACCAATTTCTCGACAATAG